One segment of Pseudoalteromonas rubra DNA contains the following:
- a CDS encoding Y-family DNA polymerase, with translation MTLWLYLHFPTIQLDKLKIAAQAQTPDAQQSAEVFAASSRPCIVVGGRDNTVMQLDQAAMQLGISEGMGLAGAAARSRDLLVHPYDEADESRTMREIAQWLYLITADIALFAPQGLLLKVSGMLAMYRDLSHYLATLRSHLDTQSFTYRYACGYSPEAARLLAQHHGALVSEDSSMLESALHNLPLMALSLPSKQLERLRRVGFKTVADLFALPLVELGKRFDCELVQYVSRLRGKVPHPVTFYQPEPAFERYLPLLYDIENLDWLNKPLLNLLVQQEQFLRLRNRHARQLTLTLYQRDAEPQVLEIGRAEGTDRADLWLILCDLKLSNVTLNGPVQAIGLKVTEMSQPDELMPDLFTERRGTMTPAGLVALLQAKLGEQAVQGLAVCDDLRPELASGYCTPLSAPGTPLLERSGRLSATDYLRPVFLLPSTQPLQHKVTVHLGPERICTGWWDAHGVERDYFVAQDEQGRWLWVFRDRQQRWFCHGVFS, from the coding sequence ATGACTTTGTGGTTGTATTTACATTTTCCTACTATTCAGCTCGATAAGCTGAAAATTGCAGCTCAGGCGCAAACACCGGATGCTCAACAGTCCGCTGAGGTATTCGCAGCATCATCCCGGCCTTGCATTGTGGTAGGGGGGCGAGATAACACTGTGATGCAACTAGATCAGGCTGCTATGCAGCTGGGGATTTCAGAAGGTATGGGGCTGGCCGGCGCGGCAGCCCGCAGTCGCGATCTGCTTGTGCACCCGTATGATGAAGCGGATGAAAGCCGGACTATGCGTGAAATTGCCCAGTGGCTGTATTTGATCACTGCCGATATCGCCTTATTTGCACCTCAGGGGCTTTTGTTAAAAGTCAGTGGTATGTTGGCTATGTATCGCGATTTATCTCACTATCTGGCTACGCTGCGCTCACACCTCGATACTCAGTCATTCACTTACCGGTATGCTTGCGGTTACTCCCCTGAAGCTGCCAGGCTGTTGGCACAGCATCATGGTGCGTTAGTGAGTGAGGACTCATCAATGCTTGAAAGTGCTTTGCATAATCTACCTCTGATGGCTTTATCACTGCCCTCAAAGCAGCTTGAACGGTTACGGCGGGTAGGGTTTAAAACCGTGGCCGACTTGTTTGCTTTGCCTCTAGTCGAGCTGGGTAAACGTTTTGATTGCGAGTTGGTGCAGTATGTGTCGAGGTTGCGAGGAAAAGTGCCTCACCCTGTGACTTTTTATCAACCGGAGCCGGCATTTGAACGTTATCTGCCCCTGCTATATGACATAGAAAACCTTGATTGGTTAAACAAGCCGTTACTTAATCTTTTGGTACAACAGGAGCAGTTTTTACGCTTACGTAACCGCCATGCCAGACAATTAACACTGACCCTGTATCAGCGCGATGCTGAACCGCAGGTACTGGAGATAGGTCGCGCAGAAGGCACAGATCGCGCTGATCTCTGGCTGATTTTATGTGATCTCAAGTTGAGCAATGTGACACTCAATGGCCCGGTACAGGCGATAGGATTGAAAGTGACCGAGATGAGTCAGCCTGATGAGCTGATGCCTGACTTATTTACTGAGCGGCGCGGCACCATGACACCAGCCGGGTTGGTTGCGTTATTACAGGCTAAGTTAGGAGAACAGGCAGTACAGGGACTGGCTGTGTGCGATGATCTGCGCCCTGAGCTGGCAAGCGGCTATTGTACGCCATTGAGTGCACCGGGGACGCCTTTGTTGGAGAGGTCTGGCAGGCTCTCTGCCACTGATTATCTTCGGCCCGTCTTTTTATTGCCGAGTACGCAGCCTTTGCAGCATAAAGTGACTGTCCATCTTGGGCCTGAGCGGATCTGTACCGGCTGGTGGGATGCACATGGGGTCGAGCGTGATTATTTTGTTGCTCAGGATGAGCAAGGGCGTTGGTTGTGGGTATTCAGAGATCGCCAGCAGCGGTGGTTTTGCCACGGAGTTTTCAGCTGA